The Bicyclus anynana chromosome 3, ilBicAnyn1.1, whole genome shotgun sequence genome has a window encoding:
- the LOC112058567 gene encoding phosphatidylserine synthase, whose product MELGNSVITDESKDAFSYINERPVDDISLEFFYKPHTITLLAVSIASVIYSAFVRDETSTQDNLWAGICCVIFFFLIISVLTFPNGPFTRPHPAIWRIVFGMSVLYLLALLFLLFQSYSTVYEIMYWIDPNLRNFHIDMDKEYAVNCTDISLSRIWSHLDVFAWGHFLGWMFKAILFRHTGLLWAISIMWEITEIAFAHLLPNFLECWWDSVILDVLVCNGLGIWVGLKICKALEMREYKWVGIRDISSTTGKIKRAILQFTPVHWTPVRWLDPTCTYMRFFALGQLVVFWQISELNTFFLKHIFEMPPSHPLVIARLCLIGVIVAPSVRQYYTYVTDPRCKRVGTQCWVYGVIMVTESMLCIKNGKELFGQAQVCNVIVWLVIQILVSIGCVYGVVLYHRYFEPNKDIATDSPKKEN is encoded by the exons ATGGAACTTGGGAATTCAGTTATAACTGACGAGTCAAAGGACGCTTTCAGTTACATAAATGAACGTCCAGTTGATGATATATCATtggaatttttttataaaccacATACCATAACCTTACTTGCAGTAtcaatcgcttcagtaatataTTCGGCGTTTGTCAG GGATGAAACTAGTACTCAAGATAACTTATGGGCCGGTATATGCTGtgtgattttcttttttcttataatatcaGTACTTACATTTCCTAATGGACCCTTCACTAGACCCCACCCTGCTATATGGAGGATTGTTTTTGGCATGTCAGTGCTTTATTTATTGGCACTATTGTTTCTTCTATTTCAAAGCTACTCTACAGTGTATGAGATAATGTATTGGATAGATCCAAATTTACGCAATTTCCATATTGACATGGATAAG GAGTATGCAGTTAACTGCACTGACATCAGCTTGTCACGGATTTGGTCACACCTGGATGTATTTGCATGGGGTCATTTTTTGGGATGGATGTTTAAAGCGATATTGTTTAGACACACAGGCTTGCTCTGGGCTATCTCTATCATGTGGGAAATAACAGAAATAGCATTTGCTCATTTGTTAccaaatttcttagaatgctgGTGGGATTCTGTTATATTAGATGTTCTAGTATGTAACGGTTTGGGTATATGGGTTGGCCTAAAAATTTGTAAAGCTTTGGAAATGAGAGAATACAAATGGGTTGGCATCAG GGACATCTCATCTACCACAGGGAAGATTAAAAGAGCTATACTTCAATTTACACCAGTTCATTGGACACCTGTAAGATGGCTTGACCCTACATGTACTTATATGAGATTTTTTGCACTCGGACAACTTGTGGTGTTTTGGCAAATATCAGAATTGAACACATTCTTCCTGAAACATATATTTGAAATGCCACCTTCTCATCCATTAGTTATTGCAAGATTGTGTTTGATTGGTGTAATTGTAGCTCCTTCAGTAAG ACAGTATTATACCTACGTCACAGATCCAAGGTGCAAGAGAGTAGGTACACAGTGTTGGGTGTATGGAGTTATCATGGTGACAGAATCTATGTTGTGTATAAAGAATGGCAAGGAACTGTTTGGCCAAGCACAAGTGTGTAATGTCATAGTGTGGCTTGTGATACAAATTCTAGTCTCGATAGGCTGTGTTTATGGAGTGGTGCTGTATCATCGCTATTTTGAG CCCAACAAGGATATTGCTACTGACAGCCCCAAAAAAGAGAATTAG